A genome region from Corallococcus soli includes the following:
- a CDS encoding FHA domain-containing protein: MLSVQEMRALASALPVGTFQHQLGPFALVQRPPAELSAAVLAPTRMADPGDIEQGMLSLLFEFDDLLVATLPTLKDSDALRIGRRMDCELVLDDASVSKQHAELRWSRAEARCTVRDLGSTNGTFVNASTIGQREVSLRGGDILSFGNVQFWYLLTDALHERLRLGAASGLGSHSG; the protein is encoded by the coding sequence GTGTTGTCCGTCCAGGAAATGCGCGCGCTCGCCTCCGCCCTGCCCGTGGGCACCTTCCAGCATCAGCTGGGCCCCTTCGCCCTGGTGCAGCGCCCGCCCGCGGAGCTGTCCGCCGCCGTGCTCGCCCCCACCCGCATGGCGGACCCGGGCGACATCGAGCAGGGCATGCTCAGCCTGCTCTTCGAATTCGACGACCTGCTCGTCGCCACCCTGCCCACCCTCAAGGACTCGGACGCGCTGCGCATCGGCCGGAGGATGGACTGCGAGCTGGTGCTGGACGACGCCTCCGTCTCCAAGCAGCACGCGGAGCTGCGGTGGAGCCGCGCGGAGGCCCGCTGCACCGTGCGCGACCTGGGCTCCACCAACGGCACCTTCGTCAATGCCAGCACCATCGGGCAGCGGGAAGTGTCGCTCCGGGGCGGCGACATCCTCAGTTTCGGCAACGTGCAGTTCTGGTACCTGCTGACCGACGCCCTCCACGAGAGGCTGCGCCTGGGCGCGGCCTCCGGGCTGGGCTCGCACTCCGGCTGA
- the greA gene encoding transcription elongation factor GreA yields the protein MSGDSIPMTPHGLRKLKDELKHLQSVERGKISREIEVARAHGDLRENAEYHAAKEKQSHIEGRILTLGDWIARSEVIDPAKLGGDKVIFGASVELTDPETDKSITYRLVGETEADLKKRWIAVTSPVARALIGKKVGDIATVNSPGGVRELEVVKIFFEDPQDEATPSEG from the coding sequence ATGAGCGGCGACAGCATCCCGATGACCCCCCACGGTTTGCGGAAGCTCAAGGACGAGCTGAAGCACCTCCAGTCCGTGGAGCGCGGGAAGATTTCGCGTGAGATCGAGGTCGCGCGGGCGCACGGCGACCTGCGGGAGAACGCCGAGTACCACGCGGCGAAGGAGAAGCAGTCGCACATCGAGGGCCGCATCCTGACCCTCGGCGACTGGATTGCCCGCTCGGAGGTCATCGACCCGGCGAAGCTGGGCGGCGACAAGGTCATCTTCGGCGCCAGCGTGGAGCTGACGGACCCGGAGACGGACAAGTCCATCACCTACCGGCTGGTGGGTGAGACGGAGGCGGACCTGAAGAAGCGGTGGATCGCCGTCACCTCGCCGGTGGCGCGCGCGCTCATCGGCAAGAAGGTGGGCGACATCGCCACGGTGAACAGCCCGGGCGGCGTCCGGGAGCTGGAGGTCGTGAAGATCTTCTTCGAGGATCCGCAGGACGAGGCCACGCCCTCAGAGGGGTGA
- the recG gene encoding ATP-dependent DNA helicase RecG, translating to MNHPLASLVGPLKYACQRDFAQLGIVKDLRTLMERTLAAASGVDARALHELRAALPHVDPPAPPEHRKAALRQVLGALKLSGVALPEELERVVVTGEINAVAASFPRAPERAHVLEGELAAALPRRRVTPPQGMAAAGRNVVPPWRSQEPITPTAGVMRSAPGVVSAGKAPGPSGAPARGPVARTGVGADPRKGLPPAEGAAPAEKARKAKKKAKAVGAEASRSEAKLLSIAPRSGPLSAPLKTLGKRLGPRLVAVLDKKGLRRTGDILFLLPRCYEDRRRLRTIAELIPGERGVTVGTVKTADFVPGRGGKRMFRAVVGDRSGSIAATYFHAGPWLKSRFSVGKQLVLSGEVRASMNGREMAHPELEPAEDLESTTSVHFHRIVPIYPGFERGEQRSFRELAARISEQHAHHLEEPLPADLRRRYHLMGLPDALRFIHFPPEDADLEALDAHQSPAHRRLAFDELFFLQLGMALKRQDVKAEEGIAFDVAPARLDKARAALPFELTGAQARVVGDLARDMARPEPMSRLVQGDVGSGKTAVALVAAMVALQDGYQVAVMAPTEILAEQHERTFRRILEPLGFRVGLVSAAGTAKHKRAVREGVAKGELHLAVGTHALLEGGVSFQKLGLVVIDEQHRFGVLQRQTLMGKGVMPDVLVMTATPIPRTLAMTLYGDLDVSIIDQLPPGRTPITTRVFNNQYRARVYEAVGAELAKGHQAYVVYPLVEESEKLDLEDATQGAGKLQAVFPTARVGLLHGRMKAEEKDAVMEAFREKQIQLLVCTTVVEVGVDVPNASVMVVESAERFGLSQLHQLRGRVGRGAAASFCFLVAGAARSWESTERLGVMERSSDGFVIAEKDLEIRGPGEFLGTRQSGLPELAVANLVRDGDLLSLAQVEARRIMDRDPKLQEPEHQGLVKALEERWEGRLALARVG from the coding sequence GTGAACCACCCGCTCGCCAGCCTCGTTGGGCCCCTGAAATACGCCTGCCAGCGCGACTTCGCGCAGCTGGGCATCGTCAAGGATCTGCGCACCCTGATGGAGCGCACCCTGGCGGCGGCCAGCGGCGTGGACGCGCGCGCGCTCCATGAGCTGCGGGCGGCCCTGCCGCACGTGGATCCCCCCGCGCCCCCGGAGCACCGCAAGGCGGCGCTGCGTCAGGTGCTGGGCGCGCTGAAGCTCAGCGGCGTGGCCCTGCCGGAGGAGCTGGAGCGGGTGGTCGTCACCGGGGAGATCAACGCCGTGGCGGCCTCCTTCCCCCGGGCGCCGGAGCGCGCTCACGTCCTCGAAGGGGAGCTGGCCGCCGCACTGCCCCGGAGGCGGGTGACGCCGCCCCAGGGCATGGCGGCGGCGGGCAGGAACGTGGTGCCGCCCTGGCGCTCCCAGGAGCCCATCACCCCGACGGCCGGTGTGATGCGTTCCGCTCCGGGTGTGGTCAGCGCGGGCAAGGCCCCCGGCCCCAGCGGTGCGCCCGCGCGCGGGCCCGTGGCCCGGACGGGCGTCGGGGCGGACCCGCGCAAGGGGCTGCCCCCTGCGGAGGGCGCCGCTCCCGCGGAGAAGGCCAGGAAGGCGAAGAAGAAGGCCAAGGCGGTGGGCGCGGAGGCGTCGCGCTCCGAGGCGAAGCTCCTGTCCATCGCGCCGCGCTCCGGTCCGCTGTCCGCGCCGCTCAAGACGCTGGGCAAGCGGCTGGGGCCGCGCCTGGTCGCCGTGCTGGACAAGAAGGGCCTGCGCCGCACGGGCGACATCCTGTTCCTGTTGCCACGCTGCTACGAGGACCGCCGCCGGCTGCGGACCATCGCGGAGCTGATCCCCGGCGAGCGCGGCGTGACGGTGGGCACGGTGAAGACCGCGGACTTCGTCCCGGGACGCGGCGGCAAGCGCATGTTCCGCGCCGTCGTGGGGGACCGCTCGGGCAGCATCGCCGCGACGTACTTCCACGCGGGGCCCTGGCTCAAGAGCCGCTTCTCCGTGGGCAAGCAGCTGGTGCTGTCCGGTGAGGTCCGCGCCTCCATGAACGGCCGGGAGATGGCCCACCCGGAGCTGGAGCCCGCGGAGGACCTGGAGTCCACGACGTCCGTGCACTTCCATCGCATCGTCCCCATCTACCCGGGCTTCGAGCGCGGCGAGCAGCGCTCGTTCCGCGAGCTGGCCGCGCGCATCAGCGAACAGCACGCGCACCACCTGGAGGAGCCGCTGCCCGCGGACCTGCGCCGCCGCTACCACCTGATGGGGCTGCCGGACGCGCTGCGCTTCATCCACTTCCCGCCGGAGGACGCGGACCTGGAGGCGCTGGATGCGCACCAGAGCCCCGCGCACCGTCGGCTCGCGTTCGACGAGCTGTTCTTCCTCCAACTGGGCATGGCGCTCAAGCGTCAGGACGTGAAGGCGGAGGAGGGCATCGCCTTCGACGTCGCCCCGGCGCGCCTGGACAAGGCCCGCGCCGCGCTGCCCTTCGAGCTCACGGGCGCGCAGGCGCGCGTGGTGGGGGACCTGGCGCGGGACATGGCGCGGCCGGAGCCCATGAGCCGGCTGGTGCAGGGCGACGTGGGCAGCGGCAAGACGGCGGTGGCGCTGGTGGCCGCGATGGTGGCCTTGCAGGACGGCTACCAGGTGGCGGTGATGGCCCCCACGGAGATCCTGGCCGAGCAGCACGAGCGCACCTTCCGCCGCATCCTGGAGCCCCTGGGCTTCCGCGTGGGGCTGGTGAGCGCGGCGGGCACCGCGAAGCACAAGCGCGCGGTGCGCGAGGGCGTGGCGAAGGGCGAGCTGCACCTCGCGGTGGGCACGCACGCGCTGCTGGAGGGGGGCGTGTCCTTCCAGAAGCTGGGGCTCGTGGTCATCGACGAGCAGCACCGCTTCGGCGTGCTCCAGCGCCAGACGCTGATGGGCAAGGGCGTCATGCCGGACGTGCTGGTGATGACGGCCACGCCCATCCCGCGCACGCTCGCGATGACGCTGTACGGCGACCTGGACGTGTCCATCATCGACCAGCTCCCCCCGGGCCGCACGCCCATCACCACGCGCGTCTTCAACAACCAATACCGCGCGCGTGTCTACGAAGCGGTGGGCGCGGAGCTGGCCAAGGGGCATCAGGCCTACGTCGTGTATCCGCTGGTGGAGGAGTCGGAGAAGCTGGACCTGGAGGACGCCACGCAGGGCGCGGGGAAGTTGCAGGCCGTGTTCCCCACCGCGCGCGTGGGCCTGCTGCACGGGCGCATGAAGGCGGAGGAGAAGGACGCCGTCATGGAGGCCTTCCGCGAGAAGCAGATCCAACTGCTCGTGTGCACCACCGTGGTGGAGGTGGGCGTGGACGTGCCCAACGCGTCCGTCATGGTGGTGGAGTCCGCGGAGCGCTTCGGCCTGTCGCAGCTGCACCAGCTGCGCGGCCGGGTGGGCCGGGGCGCCGCCGCCAGCTTCTGCTTCCTGGTGGCGGGGGCCGCGCGCTCCTGGGAGTCCACCGAGCGGCTGGGCGTGATGGAGCGCAGCAGCGACGGCTTCGTCATCGCGGAGAAGGACCTGGAGATCCGCGGCCCCGGCGAATTCCTGGGCACGCGGCAGAGCGGCCTGCCGGAGCTGGCCGTGGCCAACCTGGTGCGCGACGGCGACCTGCTGTCGCTCGCGCAGGTGGAGGCCCGGCGCATCATGGACCGCGACCCGAAGCTCCAGGAGCCGGAGCACCAGGGGCTGGTGAAGGCGCTCGAGGAGCGCTGGGAGGGGCGGCTGGCGCTCGCCCGCGTGGGGTAG
- a CDS encoding protein-L-isoaspartate(D-aspartate) O-methyltransferase has protein sequence MGDWGRAEYLARQGIRDRRVLAAIANLNRADFVPVQERGVAHEDVPLPIGHGQTISQPYVVALMSEALRLRGCERVLEIGTGSGYQTAVLALLAREVFTVEIVPELARPARRLLHRLGFNNVFFREGDGSLGWPEGAPYDAIIATAAPTEIPRALLRQLKPGGRMVIPVGAVDASQELLRIRRGQPGMLPRVERLLPVRFVPMTGQGVYAN, from the coding sequence ATGGGAGACTGGGGCCGAGCGGAGTATCTGGCGCGGCAGGGCATCCGGGACCGGAGGGTGCTCGCGGCCATCGCCAATCTGAATCGTGCGGACTTCGTGCCCGTCCAGGAGCGGGGCGTGGCCCACGAGGACGTGCCGCTGCCCATCGGGCATGGGCAGACCATCAGCCAGCCGTACGTGGTGGCCTTGATGAGCGAAGCGCTGCGCCTGCGGGGCTGTGAGCGCGTGCTGGAGATTGGCACCGGCTCCGGCTACCAGACGGCGGTGCTGGCCCTGCTGGCGCGCGAGGTCTTCACGGTGGAGATCGTCCCGGAGCTGGCCCGGCCCGCCCGGCGCCTGCTGCACCGGCTGGGCTTCAACAACGTCTTCTTCCGGGAGGGCGACGGGTCGCTGGGCTGGCCCGAGGGCGCGCCCTATGACGCCATCATCGCCACGGCCGCGCCGACGGAGATCCCCCGCGCGCTCCTGCGACAGCTCAAGCCGGGGGGCAGAATGGTCATCCCCGTGGGCGCGGTGGACGCGTCCCAGGAGCTCCTGCGCATCCGTCGCGGTCAGCCCGGCATGCTGCCCCGGGTGGAGCGCCTGCTGCCGGTGCGCTTCGTGCCCATGACGGGGCAGGGGGTGTACGCGAACTGA
- the thrC gene encoding threonine synthase, translating to MTAPTARYACSEGCGFTASLWDVVYRCPRCEGLLEVAHDEAALRAVPATEWKRRFESRFATSRLPDGSGVWGKREWALPELPVEDIVSLGEGRVPLKPLPRMAAELGLGSLLLKECGVSPTGSFKDWGMTVLVSAVKHLRSRGTPIRAVACASTGDTSAALSAYAAAAGIPAVVFLPKNKVSLAQLVQPIANGARVLSLDTDFDGCMKLVQAVTADTGLYLANSMNSLRIEGQKMIAVELCQDLGWEPPDWIVIPGGNLGNASALGRGLELLHTLGLIPRRPRIAVAQAQRANPLLRSFRGGFEDLQPMQAEATLASAIQIGNPVSFRRAVKMLRAFDGVVEEATESELANAAARADREGTFACPQTGVALAAVEKLVAQGVMAKGASVAVVATAHGLKFADFKVGYHRGTLADVQAAHANPPVELPADLSSVRAALKDLG from the coding sequence GTGACGGCCCCCACGGCCCGGTACGCGTGCAGTGAAGGGTGTGGCTTCACCGCGTCGCTCTGGGACGTGGTGTACCGCTGCCCCCGGTGCGAGGGCCTGCTGGAGGTGGCGCACGACGAGGCCGCCCTGCGCGCCGTGCCGGCGACGGAGTGGAAGCGCCGCTTCGAGTCCCGGTTCGCGACGTCCCGGCTGCCGGATGGCTCCGGCGTGTGGGGCAAGCGCGAGTGGGCGCTGCCCGAGCTGCCGGTGGAGGACATCGTCTCGCTGGGCGAGGGGCGCGTGCCGCTCAAGCCGCTGCCCCGGATGGCGGCGGAGCTGGGGCTGGGCTCGCTCCTGTTGAAGGAGTGTGGCGTCTCCCCGACGGGCAGCTTCAAGGACTGGGGCATGACGGTCCTGGTGTCGGCGGTGAAGCACCTGCGCTCGCGCGGGACGCCCATCCGCGCGGTGGCGTGCGCGTCCACGGGGGACACGTCCGCGGCGCTGTCCGCGTACGCGGCGGCGGCGGGCATCCCGGCGGTGGTGTTCCTGCCGAAGAACAAGGTGTCGCTCGCGCAGCTGGTGCAGCCCATCGCCAACGGGGCGCGGGTGCTGTCGCTGGACACGGACTTCGACGGCTGCATGAAGCTGGTGCAGGCGGTGACGGCGGACACGGGCCTGTACCTGGCCAACTCGATGAACTCCCTGCGCATCGAGGGCCAGAAGATGATCGCCGTGGAGCTGTGCCAGGACCTGGGCTGGGAGCCGCCGGACTGGATCGTCATCCCGGGCGGCAACCTGGGCAACGCGAGCGCGCTGGGCCGGGGCCTGGAGCTGCTGCACACGCTGGGGCTCATCCCCCGCCGGCCGCGCATCGCGGTGGCGCAGGCGCAGCGGGCCAACCCCCTGCTGCGCTCCTTCCGGGGCGGCTTCGAAGACCTCCAGCCGATGCAGGCGGAGGCCACGCTCGCGTCGGCCATCCAGATTGGCAACCCGGTGTCGTTCCGCCGCGCGGTGAAGATGCTGCGCGCCTTCGACGGCGTGGTGGAGGAGGCGACGGAGTCGGAGCTGGCGAACGCGGCGGCCCGGGCGGACCGCGAGGGCACCTTCGCCTGCCCGCAGACGGGCGTGGCGCTGGCGGCGGTGGAGAAGCTGGTGGCCCAGGGGGTGATGGCGAAGGGGGCCAGCGTCGCGGTGGTGGCCACCGCGCACGGCCTGAAGTTCGCGGACTTCAAGGTGGGCTACCACCGGGGGACGCTGGCGGACGTGCAGGCCGCGCACGCGAACCCGCCGGTGGAGCTGCCCGCGGACCTGTCGTCGGTGCGCGCGGCCCTGAAGGACCTGGGCTGA
- the ribB gene encoding 3,4-dihydroxy-2-butanone-4-phosphate synthase, with amino-acid sequence MSQDSELNTIEEAIRDIQAGKCVVVADDEDRENEGDLIMAAELATPEKLAFMVRHTSGIICQPMLAERLDALRLPQMVAENTESHRTAFTVSVDFRHGTTTGVSASDRTKTIRALADPNSTADDFLRPGHIFPLRYREGGVLRRAGHTEAAVDLARLAGLQPSGILCELVKDDGTMQRMPDLKLFAREHQLSLVTIADLIQYRSRKDRLVRREPGQDVVRTRHGEFTALTYSWTPDGAKSLVLVKGDPEHANPAPLVRLHAACAMGDVFGSPDCKCHLLLDRALEEVAKAGSGVIVYLPGMHGDDFGIHHKRAGDGSNASPTRAAHESRDVGMGCQILTDLGIRAMRVMSNTDMTYRGLAGFGLTIESRIPLTVE; translated from the coding sequence ATGAGCCAAGACTCCGAGTTGAACACCATCGAGGAGGCCATCCGCGACATCCAGGCTGGCAAGTGCGTCGTCGTCGCGGATGACGAGGACCGCGAGAACGAGGGCGACCTCATCATGGCCGCCGAGCTGGCCACCCCGGAGAAGCTCGCCTTCATGGTGCGCCACACCAGCGGCATCATCTGCCAGCCCATGCTCGCCGAAAGGCTGGACGCGCTGCGGCTGCCGCAGATGGTCGCGGAGAACACCGAGTCCCACCGCACCGCCTTCACCGTCTCCGTGGACTTCCGCCACGGCACCACCACGGGCGTCTCCGCGTCGGACCGCACCAAGACCATCCGCGCGCTCGCGGATCCGAACAGCACCGCGGACGACTTCCTGCGCCCCGGCCACATCTTCCCCCTGCGCTACCGCGAGGGCGGCGTGCTGCGCCGCGCGGGCCACACCGAGGCCGCCGTGGACCTGGCCCGGCTCGCCGGCCTCCAGCCCTCCGGCATCCTCTGCGAGCTCGTGAAGGACGACGGCACCATGCAGCGCATGCCGGACCTCAAGCTCTTCGCGCGGGAGCACCAGCTGTCGCTCGTCACCATCGCGGACCTCATCCAGTACCGCAGCCGCAAGGACCGCCTGGTGCGCCGCGAGCCGGGCCAGGACGTGGTGCGCACCCGCCACGGCGAGTTCACCGCCCTCACCTATTCGTGGACGCCCGACGGCGCGAAGTCGCTGGTGCTGGTGAAGGGGGACCCGGAGCACGCCAACCCCGCCCCGCTGGTCCGCCTGCACGCCGCCTGCGCCATGGGCGATGTCTTCGGCTCCCCGGACTGCAAGTGCCACCTGCTGTTGGATCGCGCCCTGGAGGAGGTCGCGAAGGCCGGCTCCGGCGTCATCGTCTACCTGCCCGGCATGCACGGCGACGACTTCGGCATCCACCACAAGCGCGCGGGCGACGGCAGCAACGCGTCCCCCACCCGCGCCGCCCACGAGTCCCGCGACGTGGGCATGGGCTGCCAGATCCTCACCGACCTGGGCATCCGCGCCATGCGCGTCATGAGCAACACGGACATGACCTACCGGGGCCTCGCCGGGTTCGGCCTCACCATCGAGTCGCGCATCCCGCTCACCGTCGAATAG
- the tmk gene encoding dTMP kinase: MSAAKAKKVARPGRFIVLEGLDGAGTTTQTERLASALRADGHAVVTTREPSDGPVGTMLRQALTGRLGLPQGRGPLAPETLALLFAADRTDHLHARVLPALEEGKVVLCDRYVLSSLAYQGASLPMAWVDMVNAHAVSPDLTLFVGVDPKVAAKRRAVRGGPAELFEADEAQRRIAKQYLKAITLREKRERIVRIDGELSVAAVTDACLLEVRRVLARKR, translated from the coding sequence GTGAGCGCCGCGAAGGCGAAGAAGGTGGCCCGGCCGGGACGCTTCATCGTCCTGGAGGGCCTGGACGGCGCGGGCACCACCACGCAGACGGAGCGGCTGGCCTCGGCGCTGCGGGCGGACGGGCACGCGGTGGTGACGACGCGCGAGCCCTCCGACGGGCCCGTGGGCACGATGCTGCGCCAGGCCCTCACGGGGCGCCTGGGGCTGCCGCAGGGACGGGGCCCGCTGGCGCCGGAGACGCTGGCGCTGCTGTTCGCGGCGGACCGCACGGACCACCTCCACGCGCGGGTGCTGCCGGCGCTGGAGGAGGGCAAGGTCGTGCTGTGCGACCGGTACGTGCTGTCCTCGCTGGCGTACCAGGGCGCGAGCCTGCCCATGGCGTGGGTGGACATGGTGAACGCACACGCGGTGTCGCCGGACCTGACGCTGTTCGTGGGCGTGGACCCCAAGGTCGCGGCGAAGCGCCGGGCCGTGCGCGGAGGCCCCGCGGAGCTGTTCGAAGCGGACGAGGCCCAGCGCCGCATCGCGAAGCAGTACCTGAAGGCCATCACGCTCCGGGAGAAGCGCGAGCGCATCGTCCGCATCGACGGGGAGCTGTCCGTGGCGGCGGTGACGGACGCGTGCCTGCTGGAAGTGCGGCGGGTGCTCGCGCGCAAGCGCTGA
- a CDS encoding AMP-binding protein: MNSADGGENNFGLTPSLVDLLCPQAERRGAARLYWFQEAKDAEGATEEWSFAHLEARAQALGARLQAGSEDERVLMPCHELEQATHTDWSEPAEAPSPDDARCLPAQFRAQVARTPDAVAVAGDDETLTYAELDARSDALAWHLREQGVAPEVRVGLSVERCAGMVVAMLGILKAGGVCIALDPEAPRAMRASVLEDSGARVLVTQSDRDSALTAQGVRTVFVDSEEAFELGVLGPPRAGTTPEDLASVLYPAGGAGSATGVRTVSHTDVARFFVDMDSRLGNAPVGTWLAVPRLARGSSMLELLWALMRGFRVVVREAVTPSVRMEARDEGRGLGLPLRNERAGHAQESR; the protein is encoded by the coding sequence ATGAATTCAGCAGATGGCGGCGAGAACAACTTCGGCTTGACTCCAAGCCTCGTCGATCTCCTCTGCCCGCAGGCTGAACGGCGGGGCGCGGCGCGGCTCTACTGGTTCCAGGAGGCGAAGGACGCGGAGGGCGCCACGGAGGAGTGGAGCTTCGCGCACCTGGAGGCCCGGGCCCAGGCGCTGGGGGCGCGGTTGCAGGCGGGCTCGGAGGATGAGCGGGTCCTGATGCCGTGCCATGAGCTGGAGCAGGCGACCCACACCGACTGGAGCGAGCCGGCGGAGGCCCCCTCCCCGGATGACGCCCGCTGCCTCCCCGCGCAGTTCCGCGCGCAGGTGGCCCGCACGCCGGACGCCGTGGCCGTGGCGGGCGACGACGAGACGCTCACCTACGCGGAGCTGGACGCGCGCAGCGACGCGCTGGCGTGGCACCTGCGCGAGCAGGGCGTGGCGCCGGAGGTGCGCGTGGGATTGAGCGTGGAGCGCTGCGCCGGGATGGTGGTGGCGATGCTGGGCATCCTCAAGGCCGGCGGGGTCTGCATCGCGTTGGATCCGGAGGCCCCGCGCGCCATGCGGGCCTCGGTGCTGGAGGACTCGGGGGCGCGGGTGCTCGTCACGCAGTCGGACCGGGACAGCGCCCTGACGGCGCAGGGCGTGCGCACCGTCTTCGTGGACTCGGAGGAGGCGTTCGAATTGGGAGTGCTCGGGCCCCCGCGCGCGGGCACGACACCGGAGGACCTGGCCTCCGTCCTCTACCCGGCGGGTGGTGCCGGCAGCGCCACGGGCGTGAGGACGGTGTCGCACACGGACGTGGCCCGGTTCTTCGTGGACATGGACTCGCGCCTGGGCAACGCCCCCGTGGGCACGTGGCTGGCCGTTCCCCGCCTGGCCCGTGGCAGCTCCATGCTGGAGCTGCTGTGGGCGCTCATGCGGGGGTTCCGGGTCGTGGTGCGGGAGGCGGTGACGCCCTCAGTACGGATGGAAGCGCGAGACGAAGGGCGCGGCCTGGGTCTGCCCCTCCGGAACGAGCGTGCCGGCCACGCGCAGGAATCCCGCTGA
- a CDS encoding competence/damage-inducible protein A, translated as MERTGAAAIIIGNEVLTAKVKDENGPHLIQRLRELGIPLRSVETILDDVDAIVDAVARARRRARYVFTSGGIGPTHDDVTVRAVALALGRSVVRLPEMVAALHARAGDTPVTPEGLRLADAPEGTVLLAQPGMWFPVLTVDDIYLLPGVPQLFRLQLETVLSRLSGAPVHLISLFFNLGESALAGVLDRVALDMPHVAIGSYPVFDASLDYRVKVTVEAPERPQVEDAVGRLLQALPTDALVRRE; from the coding sequence ATGGAGCGCACCGGCGCGGCGGCGATCATCATCGGCAACGAGGTCCTCACCGCGAAGGTGAAGGACGAGAACGGGCCCCACCTCATCCAGCGCCTGCGCGAATTGGGCATCCCGCTGCGCTCGGTGGAGACCATCCTGGACGACGTGGACGCCATCGTGGACGCGGTGGCGCGTGCCCGGCGGCGGGCGCGCTACGTCTTCACCAGCGGCGGCATCGGCCCCACGCACGACGACGTGACGGTGCGCGCGGTGGCGTTGGCGCTGGGCCGCTCCGTGGTGCGCCTGCCGGAGATGGTCGCCGCGCTCCACGCCCGGGCCGGCGACACGCCGGTGACGCCGGAGGGCCTGCGGCTGGCGGACGCACCCGAGGGCACGGTGCTGCTGGCCCAGCCGGGGATGTGGTTCCCGGTGCTGACCGTGGACGACATCTACCTGTTGCCGGGCGTCCCGCAGCTCTTCCGCCTGCAACTGGAGACGGTGCTCTCACGGCTGAGCGGCGCGCCGGTGCACCTCATCAGCCTGTTCTTCAACCTGGGCGAGAGTGCCCTGGCGGGAGTGTTGGATCGCGTGGCGCTGGACATGCCCCACGTCGCCATCGGCTCGTATCCGGTGTTCGACGCGAGCCTGGACTACCGCGTGAAGGTGACGGTGGAGGCCCCGGAGCGCCCCCAGGTGGAGGACGCCGTGGGCCGCCTGCTCCAGGCGCTCCCGACGGACGCGTTGGTCCGCCGGGAGTAG